From Tiliqua scincoides isolate rTilSci1 chromosome 2, rTilSci1.hap2, whole genome shotgun sequence, the proteins below share one genomic window:
- the ANGPTL6 gene encoding angiopoietin-related protein 6: MGPQYMTPLLILVRLVVSGPEPMTGPRCTYTFILPQQKFTGAVCWSSMRPPPEPPGLNRSEVEELRSQLGRQQAQMDELRRLVEVDGAVVSEVKALRKESRNVNARVTQLYTQLLHEILQRRERPLQTSQLEGRVANVSAEAFRVAANYRQLEGKYQALAALVNNQSALISRLERECQQGTGGRVHPQPPLVPVIPPIPVSITNDSRTHLDVINNIQQDQTGPDQSWPHQSSVLPEGTIQPPAAVPTRSTGPWRDCQAAQQDDQASGITMLQPAGARGIIQAWCDQDYDGGGWTIIQRRQDGSVNFFVTWQHYKHGFGNLEGEHWLGLEPIHWLTSQGSYVLRVLLEDWNGRQAQAEYDTFTLEAESDFYRLRLGRYQGSAGDSLSWHNGRQFSTFDRDHDAYSGNCAHYQKGGWWYNMCAHSNLNGVWYKGGHYRSRYQDGVYWAEYRGGAYSLRKVAMMIRPKPGT, translated from the exons ATGGGGCCTCAGTACATGACGCCACTGCTGATCCTTGTCAGGCTAGTTGTGTCAGGGCCTGAGCCAATGACTGGACCAAGGTGCACCTACACCTTCATCTTGCCACAGCAGAAGTTCACAGGGGCAGTTTGCTGGAGCAGCATGCGCCCTCCCCCAGAGCCTCCAGGCCTCAATCGCAGTGAGGTAGAGGAGCTCCGCAGTCAGCTGGGCCGGCAGCAGGCTCAGATGGACGAGTTACGACGACTGGTGGAGGTGGATGGGGCAGTGGTGAGTGAGGTGAAGGCACTACGCAAGGAGAGTCGCAATGTTAATGCCCGCGTCACTCAACTCTACACTCAGCTGCTTCATGAGATCCTCCAGCGACGAGAGCGCCCTCTACAGACCTCCCAGCTTGAAGGGCGGGTGGCCAATGTCTCTGCGGAGGCCTTCCGTGTGGCCGCTAACTACCGCCAACTGGAGGGCAAATACCAGGCCCTGGCTGCCCTGGTCAACAACCAGAGTGCCCTTATCAGCCGTTTGGAGAGGGAGTGCCAGCAAGGGACAGGCGGCAGGGTGCACCCACAG CCACCCTTGGTGCCAGTCATACCTCCCATCCCTGTGAGCATCACCAATGACAGCAGGACCCATCTGGATGTCATCAACAACATCCAGCAAGACCAGACTGGGCCTGACCAGTCCTGGCCACACCAGTCTTCAGTTCTACCAGAAGGCACTAtccagcctcctgctgctgtgccCACCAGATCCACAG GGCCCTGGCGTGACTGTCAAGCAGCTCAACAGGATGACcaggccagtggcatcaccatGCTGCAACCAGCTGGTGCCCGGGGCATCATTCAGGCCTGGTGTGACCAGGATTATGATGGAGGTGGCTGGACTATCATCCAGCGGCGACAGGATGGGTCGGTCAACTTCTTTGTCACCTGGCAGCACTACAAG CATGGCTTTGGGAACCTGGAAGGAGAGCACTGGCTGGGCCTGGAGCCCATCCACTGGCTTACTTCACAGGGCTCCTACGTGCTGCGGGTGTTGCTGGAAGACTGGAATGGACGACAAGCACAGGCTGAATACGACACCTTTACCCTGGAGGCTGAGAGCGATTTCTATCGGCTGCGGCTGGGGCGCTACCAAGGCAGTGCTGGCGACTCCCTCTCCTGGCACAATGGCCGACAGTTCAGCACTTTTGACCGTGACCATGATGCTTACTCAG GAAACTGTGCCCACTACCAGAAGGGTGGCTGGTGGTACAACATGTGCGCCCACTCCAACCTCAACGGTGTCTGGTACAAGGGTGGACACTACCGTAGCCGCTATCAGGATGGAGTCTATTGGGCAGAGTATCGTGGTGGTGCTTATTCACTTCGCAAAGTGGCAATGATGATTCGGCCCAAACCAGGCACCTAA